The Arthrobacter sp. Marseille-P9274 DNA segment CTCGCCGATGACCAGGTCGGCATCTGCCGTTCGCTCTCCCGCAAGGGGCCGCGGAAGTTCGAGAACCTGCCCTGCAGCCTCGGCCCCCTCGGCACGCCGCACCTGGACGGGGCAACCGCGTGGATCGACTGCGTGGTCACTGCGGAAGTCGCGGTCGGCGACCACTACATGGTGGTCGGCGCCGTCACCAACATGACCGAAGGCAGCGGCGACGCCCTGCTGTTCAGGGGCGGAAAGTTCGGCCAGTACCAGCCGATCGAGATGCCCGTACCGGAAGAAGCAAGGAGCGCATCATGAGCATCAGGCGGGAAGCCATCCTGCACGCGTGGAACCAGGCCTGGGGCCAGGGCGACACGGCGGCCTTCGAACAGCTCCTCGCCCCCGGCTATGTGCGCCGGTCCAAGTCGGGCAGCGAAGACTACGTGAGCCTGCGCAAAACCATCGAGGCCACGCATGCGGCGTTCCCGGATACGACCACCGAGATCCTGCGCATCCTCGAGGACGGAGACACCGCCGCCATCCACTGGCAGACGCGGGCCACCCACCAGGGCACGTTCATGGACGTGCCGGCCACCGGCCGCAGCATCACCGTCAACGCCGCGTCCTTCCTGCGGTTCGAAGACGGCAAACTCGCCGAGGAGTGGGTCGTCTGGGACCCGCGGGAGCTTCTGTCGGCCCTCGGCATCTGGCACCTGGGCAGCGGGAACTGACCGGCAGCAGCAGCCACCATCCACCGAGGCGGCGGCGGGCAAGGCCCCGCTTCCGCCGGCACTCTCAACGCAGGAGACGCAACGATGACACTAACCGGACATTCCCTGATCGCCGGGGAAGCTGTTGCCGGAACCGAGGGCCGGGCCTTCGGTATCAACCCGTCCACCAACGAACAGCTGGAACCGGCCTACGGCCTGGTCAGCACGGAGCAGCTCAGGGCGGCCACCGCGGCGGCCGCGGATGCCTTCGAACCCTTCAGCAGCCTGGAGCCGGAGCGGCACGCACGTTTCCTGGAAACCATCGCGGACAACATCGAAGCCATCGGTGACGAACTGATCGATCGGGCCTCGGCAGAGACGGGGCTCGGCGCCGAGCGGCTGCGCGGCGAGCGGGCCCGCACCACCGGCCAGCTACGGCTGTTTGCCGACGTCGTACGCCGCGGCGATTTCCGCGGCGTGCGGATCGATCCCGCCCTGCCGGACCGCACGCCGCTGCCCCGCGCGGACATCAGGCTGCGCCAGATCCCGCTGGGACCCGTGGCAGTCTTCGGGGCCAGCAACTTTCCTCTCGCTTTCTCCGTGGCCGGCGGAGACACCGCCTCGGCTTTCGCGGCCGGCTGCCCGGTGATCGTCAAGGCGCACAACGCCCATCCCGGCACCTCGGAACTTGTCGGCCAGGCCATCAGCCGCGCCGTCCGCGACCTCGAACTGCACCCCGGCGTCTTCTCGCTCGTGTACGGGGCCGGCACAAGCATCGGCCAGGAACTGGTCGCCGACCCGGCCATCAAGGCCGTCGGCTTCACCGGTTCCCGCGCGGGCGGCACCGCCCTGATGCGCACCGCAGCCGCCCGCCTCGAACCCATCCCGGTCTACGCCGAGATGTCCTCGATCAATCCGGTCTACGTGCTCCCGGGGGCCGTGCGCGGCGATGCCGACGGCCTGGCCCGCCAGTACGTCGCCTCGGTGACCGGCAGCTCCGGCCAGCTGTGCACCTCGCCCGGACTCCTGTTTGTGCCCGCCGGCGAGGACGGGGACCGCCTGGCGGACGCCGTCGCCCGGGCCCTCACCGGACAGGCCGGCCAGACCATGCTGACCGAGGGAATCGCCTCGTCCTGGCAGCAGGGCTTCAGTTCGGTGGAGTCCGCAGCCGAGGTGGAACTGCTTGCCCGGGGCCAGGCAGGCACCACGGCGAACGCGCCCGCACCGGCGATTTTCAGCTCCGACCTGGATGTCTTCACCGGCAACCGCGTCCTCCACGAGGAGATCTTCGGCGCGGCCAGCCTCATCGTCCGCTACAAGAACGTGGAAGACCTCGCCGAGGCCACGGACCTGCTCGAGGGGCAGCTGACGGCCTCGGTCCAGGCCACCGAGGAGGACTACGCATCGGCCGCCGCCCTGATTCCGGTCCTGGAACGCAAGGTCGGCAGGATCATCATCAACGGGTGGCCCACGGGCGTGGAGGTCGGCCATGCCATGGTCCACGGCGGCCCCTACCCGGCAACTTCGGCCCCGAGCACGACCTCGGTCGGCACGCTGGCCATCCACCGGTTCCTGCGGCCCGTCTCCTACCAGAACTTCCCCCAAGAGCTGCTTCCGGCACCCCTGCAGGACGCCAACCCCTGGCAGGTGAACCGGCTCGTCGACGGCGAAGCCGAGATCCAGCCCCGCTAGCGGCCTGTCCGCAGCCCAAAGCTTCCGGCCCCGGATGGACCTAAACCACCCAACCCTCATCCGGGGCCGGATCTTCACATCTTGAAAGGAACCACACCCATGTCCACCATCACCCTCGAGGACGTCGCCGGCACCCTCCGCACCGCCCGGCAGCAGGGCGAGCCCATCGCCGCACCGACGGAGACCTGGCCCTCCCTGGACGCCGACGCCGCGTTCGCCGTCCAGAAAATCAACATCGACCAGGCCGTCGCCAACGGCGACCGTCTCGTGGGCTACAAGCTCGGGAACATCGCCAAGGTCATGCAGGATGCCTTCGGCCTCGACCAGCCGGACTACGGACACCTGCTGGCCAGCACCTTCGCCTGCGAGGGGACCGCCCTGGAGCGGGGCAGGTTCATCGAGCCGTTCGTGGAACTCGAGCCGGCCTTCGTCCTGCGGCGGCACCTGCGCGGCCCGAACGCTACCGTCGCCGACGTCGTGAATGCCGTCGAATTCGCCATGCCGGCGATCGAAATCATCGACTCCCGGGTCAAGGACTGGGCGATCGGGCTTCCGGACACGCTGGCCGACAACGGATCCACCGGAGCGGTCATTCTCGGCGGAACGCCCCGCCGGGTCACCGACCTGAACCTGCGCGACACCCGCGGCGTCCTGCGGTTCAATGACCGGGAGGTCATCGCCGGATCCACCCGCAATATCCTCGGCAATCCCCTGGCTGCCGTGGCCTGGCTGGTCAACCGCCTGGCCTGCTATGGCGTCGAGTTCCAGCCCGGCCAGGTCATCCTGCCCGGCAGCTGCCTGCAGGCAGTCCCCATGAAGGAAGCCGGCCGCTGGTCGGGAACCTTCGAGGGCTGGGGCACCGTCGAGTTCGACGTCGCCTAAGACCTCCCACAGCCGCGCCGGCATGCCCCGGCCCCGGACGCCGGGGCCGGGGCACGCGTCGGCGGAAAATCCCGTCCGGCAACTCAAACGAAAGTCCCCCATGCGCCTGGCCAACATCTCCGACCGCCTCTCACTGATCACTCCCGCCGGCGAGGTCGTCGACGTCTCGCAGGAAACCGGCGGCCGGTTCAGCCCCCGCATCCAGGACTGCTACGACCGCTGGGACGAACTCCTGGAAGTGGCATCCGCCCTCCACCGGATAACAGGGAAACCCCTCGCCGACGTGCCGGCTGGGGACTTCGGCAATCCCGCACCGCACCCGCGGCAGGTTTTCGCGATCGGGCTGAACTATGCCGACCACGCAGCCGAAGCATCGCTGGCGGTGCCCGAGGACCTCACGGTGTTCACGAAATTCCCCACCTCGCTGGCCGGCCCCTACGGGACCGTCTCCCTGCCGCCGGGAACCGTAGACTGGGAAGTCGAGCTCGTCGCCGTCATCGGGCGGGGCGGTCGGGACATCGCCGCGGGCCAGGCGTGGAGCCGCGTCGCCGGTGTCTCGGTGGGACAGGACCTGTCCGAGCGCACCATGCAGGCGGCCGGGCCTGCGCCACAGTACAGCCTCGCGAAGTCCTTCCCCGGATTCGGACCGGTCGGCCCGCTGCTGGCCAGCCCGGACGAGTTCGAGGATCCGGACAACATCGAACTGGGCTGCGCCATCAACGGCGAACAAGTCCAGAAGGGGAGCACTAAGGACATGGTCTTCCCTGTCCCCGAGATCATCGCG contains these protein-coding regions:
- a CDS encoding 2-keto-4-pentenoate hydratase, yielding MSTITLEDVAGTLRTARQQGEPIAAPTETWPSLDADAAFAVQKINIDQAVANGDRLVGYKLGNIAKVMQDAFGLDQPDYGHLLASTFACEGTALERGRFIEPFVELEPAFVLRRHLRGPNATVADVVNAVEFAMPAIEIIDSRVKDWAIGLPDTLADNGSTGAVILGGTPRRVTDLNLRDTRGVLRFNDREVIAGSTRNILGNPLAAVAWLVNRLACYGVEFQPGQVILPGSCLQAVPMKEAGRWSGTFEGWGTVEFDVA
- a CDS encoding aldehyde dehydrogenase (NADP(+)), which gives rise to MTLTGHSLIAGEAVAGTEGRAFGINPSTNEQLEPAYGLVSTEQLRAATAAAADAFEPFSSLEPERHARFLETIADNIEAIGDELIDRASAETGLGAERLRGERARTTGQLRLFADVVRRGDFRGVRIDPALPDRTPLPRADIRLRQIPLGPVAVFGASNFPLAFSVAGGDTASAFAAGCPVIVKAHNAHPGTSELVGQAISRAVRDLELHPGVFSLVYGAGTSIGQELVADPAIKAVGFTGSRAGGTALMRTAAARLEPIPVYAEMSSINPVYVLPGAVRGDADGLARQYVASVTGSSGQLCTSPGLLFVPAGEDGDRLADAVARALTGQAGQTMLTEGIASSWQQGFSSVESAAEVELLARGQAGTTANAPAPAIFSSDLDVFTGNRVLHEEIFGAASLIVRYKNVEDLAEATDLLEGQLTASVQATEEDYASAAALIPVLERKVGRIIINGWPTGVEVGHAMVHGGPYPATSAPSTTSVGTLAIHRFLRPVSYQNFPQELLPAPLQDANPWQVNRLVDGEAEIQPR
- a CDS encoding fumarylacetoacetate hydrolase family protein; the protein is MRLANISDRLSLITPAGEVVDVSQETGGRFSPRIQDCYDRWDELLEVASALHRITGKPLADVPAGDFGNPAPHPRQVFAIGLNYADHAAEASLAVPEDLTVFTKFPTSLAGPYGTVSLPPGTVDWEVELVAVIGRGGRDIAAGQAWSRVAGVSVGQDLSERTMQAAGPAPQYSLAKSFPGFGPVGPLLASPDEFEDPDNIELGCAINGEQVQKGSTKDMVFPVPEIIARLSRITPLLPGDVIFTGTPPGVGVGRSPQRFLAPGDELVTYMSGVGEMRHRMQARG
- a CDS encoding flavin reductase family protein, which gives rise to MDTNLVADIITPAYYRQVLGKLPTGVVAITGVNDDDEKLGLVVGTFQSLSLEPPLVTFCVDKSSSTWPKLRKLQNFTANILADDQVGICRSLSRKGPRKFENLPCSLGPLGTPHLDGATAWIDCVVTAEVAVGDHYMVVGAVTNMTEGSGDALLFRGGKFGQYQPIEMPVPEEARSAS
- a CDS encoding ester cyclase, with the translated sequence MSIRREAILHAWNQAWGQGDTAAFEQLLAPGYVRRSKSGSEDYVSLRKTIEATHAAFPDTTTEILRILEDGDTAAIHWQTRATHQGTFMDVPATGRSITVNAASFLRFEDGKLAEEWVVWDPRELLSALGIWHLGSGN